A window from Paenibacillus polymyxa M1 encodes these proteins:
- a CDS encoding hybrid non-ribosomal peptide synthetase/type I polyketide synthase — MNDTTTSLIRAKVDQIRKKGIDLWVEDGNLRFRAPKGVLTPELRCDLQAHKKMLLSYLQEQEGGSGLLSLPLAPISRKAELPLSFAQQRLWFMQQLDPTHISYNVPITTQIEGALDADILERCLNEIIRRHETLRATFPSSNGKPVQHIQDSMFLKLERVDLRGEVNTNRKNLALKLVVQEARIPFNIASGPLIRSKLIRVEDESYILALNLHHLVTDGWSMGILGQEISILYGAFLTGEPSPLPELEIQYVDFAYWQRRWIETDALQTQKAYWHQKLEHLPPLELPTDYPRPARQSFKGDMETFLFPSSLAEALADFSRQQGVTMFMTVLTVVSVLLTRYTSQDEISLATPVSTRRITGLEKVIGTFMNTLIMRIDVAEEPTFLELLERVRDVAIEAFEHQEYPFDKLVEEVQPDRSVSQSPLFQVLFLFETVKSSLIQLPGLQTASIQVPLGTSRFDIVLLLTSTERGLEGALEYATDLFEPLTIRRMIRHLELLLNGIVANPQALLSELPLLTSEEIRMQEKWNATKTALVQERTLHECFEAAVEAYPDQTALVYKNEKLTFRELNRRSNRLAHRLRKLGVGRGTRVGFCLNRSIEAIVSLLGIVKAGGAYVPIDPTYPEDRIRYMIQDASLAVILTDKFLDSKLNDNSAIRVYLEAGEEGLAEESDLNLDRLAMPEDPVYVIYTSGSTGQPRGVVVMHKSVFYLSEALEERIYRHHSGVQQIAVNGSLSFDTSVKQIIQLFRGRTLHIIPEDIRLNGSAFVAYLRDEGIDAFDCTPSQCRMLMRFGLLEHQGNRPLLGLIGGEPIEESTWLEMREAKGLEFYNLYGPTECTVDATVARVRDSVFPSIGYPLSNVTVHLLDAHQNRVPLGVNGEIWIGGSGVSEGYLDRPDLTAVKFLPDHFSDVEGARLYRTGDIGKQRDDGSITFLGRIDDQTKIHGFRIEPGEIESVFTSHPDIEETCVVVRKDEAGQDTLVAYVVPTLERAPMVSGHRRYLLDNGLAVVQLNKNETNFLYHDIYENLAYLRHGISIEENHTIFDVGANIGLFTLQAHMQAPGVRIFAFEPNPYVRELTTLNARLYEVEATIIDCALAAEEGMGEFAFYPKFSFLSGLHTDLHEEKELVRSYIRRNGTPSMDMDQALETILNDRLKSVQLSVPVRRLSDIMREYQVERIDLLKINVEKAELAVLQGIDNEDWPKIEQVVLELHDVEGRLHIVTELLRHHGFEVISEKDWSLDVSQSVYYIYATRELKETKVKDWVTPTLPMSANEIRSYGKQRLPNYMLPSQIVFMEQLPLTPHGKVDRKRLPAPEEAREQDSGTQQFPQTAVECAVASIWKDLLNISSVGLDENFFDIGGHSLLLAQVHARLNAELSSNIELLELFEYPTVRLLTQRLTHFSEENVENTPNRTELAARDMVDADPKDESVAIVGMSGRFPGASDIELFWANLTNAVESIRHFTPDMLEKIGLSKDIYASSEYVSARGTIDGIEWFDASFFGYSPREAEMLDPQQRLFLDCAWEAVEKAGYDPSRGEIPIGVYAGSGISTYLLFALFSHFNLADPLLSYQALMGNDKDHLSTRTAYKLNLKGPSLSVQTGCSTSLVAVHLACQALSRGDCDMAIAGGATITVPHEQGYVYQEGGIFSPDGHCRAFDAQAKGTVAGSGVGVVVLKLLNKALQDGDTIHAVIKGSAINNDGGRKVGYTAPSIGGQAEVIQMALDSAGVKPETISYVEAHGTGTPLGDPIELAALTKVFGASANGPWCGIGSVKTNVGHLDAAAGVASLIKVALSLRHEMLPASLHYTKGNPAVDWANSPFYVVDKTQPWTHDQSLHPRRAGVSSFGIGGTNAHVIVEQAPAQRTSDAPSAEEVLVLSARTPSALQTMCERLAAHLEAHPSQKLSDVAFTLQQGRKAFDHRWSAVCGSTEQALRALRGDDVSLVRTGAVAAGERPVIFAFPGQGSQYVGMGAELYLQEAKYRETVDRCAELLKPQLGMDIRDALLGRDGFEEKQLEETWLTQPALFVTEYALAQLWMSVGVKPIALIGHSLGEYTAACIAGVFSLEEGLELVSVRGRLMQRCEAGAMAAVGMVASELAEQLGGTLEIAAINGPQMSVVTGQTEEVEELMVRMQEAGVECRQLRTGSAFHSSRMEAVLGELEEALKRVKLHAPQLPYVSNETGEWITKEQASNPAYWVSHTRRAVRFADNAEQVLKRYPNAVVIELGPGQTLTTLMRQSGCWEAEHRGMRTLPMYKTGGGERGQWLRSVAELWSGGVSIGWGALHESRVRNRVELPTYPFERQRYWIEPRLTVFSNAALCGLGIGQVPLHGAVEEIAPIVESAEQMYPRPQLATPFKPPETPLEAGLVEIWKKILGIEQIGTHDDFFDLGGHSLLIVQMTAEIKRTMGFDIEVPRFFEYPCIAHLVLLVEEQQTTEGRTDLDSLGIDDSAELLERVNSMTDEEIDTLLKRMEAGSGKDITLFESE; from the coding sequence ATGAATGATACCACTACCAGCCTTATACGCGCCAAAGTAGACCAGATTCGTAAAAAGGGGATTGATCTGTGGGTTGAAGATGGAAATTTACGGTTTCGCGCGCCCAAAGGAGTTCTGACACCGGAGTTACGTTGCGATCTTCAAGCTCACAAAAAAATGCTGTTATCTTATTTGCAGGAACAAGAGGGAGGTAGTGGGCTGTTAAGCCTACCACTCGCCCCCATTAGTAGAAAAGCCGAACTGCCTCTGTCATTTGCCCAACAAAGATTGTGGTTTATGCAACAGCTTGATCCTACTCATATTTCATACAATGTACCGATTACTACTCAGATTGAAGGGGCATTGGACGCTGACATTCTAGAACGTTGTTTGAACGAAATCATCCGTAGGCATGAAACGCTGCGGGCCACATTTCCATCATCTAATGGAAAGCCAGTGCAACATATCCAAGACTCGATGTTTCTCAAATTAGAACGTGTCGATCTTAGGGGGGAAGTAAATACAAATCGGAAGAACCTAGCCCTGAAGTTGGTCGTACAGGAAGCACGCATTCCTTTTAACATTGCATCGGGTCCGCTAATTCGTTCAAAGTTGATCCGTGTAGAGGATGAATCATATATTCTTGCATTGAATCTACATCACCTTGTAACTGATGGATGGTCTATGGGGATTTTGGGCCAAGAGATCTCGATTTTGTATGGAGCCTTTTTGACAGGAGAGCCGTCGCCCCTGCCCGAATTGGAAATCCAATATGTTGATTTCGCTTATTGGCAACGTCGATGGATAGAGACAGATGCTTTACAAACTCAAAAAGCGTATTGGCATCAAAAGTTGGAGCATTTGCCTCCTTTAGAACTGCCTACGGATTATCCTCGTCCAGCCCGGCAGAGTTTTAAAGGGGACATGGAAACCTTTTTATTTCCTTCTTCATTAGCCGAAGCGCTCGCTGATTTTAGCCGTCAACAGGGTGTAACCATGTTTATGACCGTCTTGACAGTTGTCAGCGTGCTTTTAACCAGATATACGTCACAGGATGAGATTTCGCTGGCCACCCCCGTATCTACACGCAGGATAACCGGATTAGAAAAGGTAATCGGGACCTTTATGAATACGTTAATCATGCGGATTGATGTAGCTGAAGAACCTACTTTTCTTGAATTACTGGAACGCGTGCGGGACGTGGCTATCGAAGCATTCGAGCATCAGGAATATCCTTTCGACAAGTTGGTAGAAGAAGTTCAACCAGATCGAAGCGTAAGTCAATCGCCTTTATTTCAAGTGCTTTTCTTATTTGAGACTGTTAAGTCTTCTTTGATTCAATTGCCCGGATTGCAAACTGCTTCCATCCAGGTCCCTTTAGGCACTTCTCGCTTCGATATTGTGCTGTTACTCACTTCCACTGAACGCGGGTTAGAAGGAGCTTTAGAGTATGCAACAGATTTGTTTGAACCTTTAACTATTCGTCGAATGATCAGGCATTTAGAATTGCTTTTAAATGGAATTGTTGCAAACCCCCAAGCTCTTCTATCCGAACTGCCTTTACTTACGTCTGAAGAAATCCGGATGCAGGAGAAATGGAATGCGACCAAAACTGCTTTGGTGCAGGAACGCACATTGCATGAGTGTTTTGAAGCGGCTGTGGAAGCCTATCCTGATCAGACAGCACTTGTTTACAAAAATGAGAAATTGACCTTTCGCGAATTAAATAGACGCTCCAATCGTTTGGCCCATCGTTTACGTAAACTCGGTGTGGGACGGGGGACTCGGGTAGGCTTTTGCCTTAATCGTTCAATCGAAGCGATTGTGAGTTTGCTTGGGATTGTAAAAGCGGGCGGTGCTTATGTTCCAATTGATCCCACTTATCCTGAAGATCGAATTCGTTACATGATCCAAGATGCTTCACTGGCAGTGATCCTGACTGACAAGTTTCTGGATAGCAAGCTTAACGACAATTCAGCGATTCGTGTATATTTGGAGGCCGGGGAAGAAGGGCTAGCTGAAGAATCCGATCTTAATCTGGATCGTTTGGCAATGCCAGAAGATCCGGTCTATGTCATCTATACCTCGGGCTCGACAGGTCAGCCTCGCGGGGTCGTTGTAATGCACAAATCAGTATTCTATTTAAGTGAGGCCTTAGAGGAAAGGATTTATCGACATCATTCAGGAGTACAGCAGATTGCAGTAAACGGTTCTTTATCCTTTGACACATCGGTCAAACAGATTATTCAGCTTTTTCGGGGCCGCACATTGCATATCATCCCTGAAGATATTCGTTTGAACGGCAGCGCCTTCGTGGCTTACCTTCGAGATGAGGGAATTGACGCTTTCGACTGTACGCCCTCCCAGTGCCGAATGTTGATGAGATTCGGGCTTTTGGAGCATCAGGGTAATCGTCCATTGCTTGGATTGATCGGTGGAGAGCCGATCGAGGAATCAACATGGTTGGAGATGCGTGAAGCCAAGGGACTGGAGTTTTATAACTTATACGGACCTACAGAGTGTACGGTAGATGCTACCGTTGCCCGGGTGCGAGACAGTGTTTTTCCTTCCATAGGCTATCCATTATCTAACGTTACAGTTCACCTGCTTGATGCACATCAGAATCGGGTTCCCCTAGGAGTTAACGGTGAAATCTGGATCGGTGGCTCCGGCGTATCCGAAGGCTACTTGGATAGACCGGATTTGACAGCAGTAAAATTTTTGCCGGATCACTTTTCTGATGTGGAAGGAGCCCGACTATATCGGACCGGCGATATTGGAAAACAGCGTGATGACGGTTCAATCACTTTTTTGGGCCGGATCGACGACCAAACCAAAATCCACGGATTTCGGATTGAGCCAGGTGAAATTGAATCTGTATTTACTAGTCATCCAGATATCGAGGAAACATGTGTCGTAGTTCGTAAAGATGAAGCGGGACAGGATACTTTAGTTGCCTATGTCGTACCGACACTCGAACGTGCTCCCATGGTTTCAGGGCACAGGCGATATCTACTGGACAATGGTCTGGCTGTCGTGCAGTTGAATAAAAATGAGACCAACTTTTTGTATCACGATATTTATGAAAATCTGGCTTATCTTCGGCATGGTATATCGATTGAGGAAAACCATACTATTTTTGACGTAGGTGCCAATATCGGTTTGTTTACTCTGCAGGCCCATATGCAAGCTCCCGGCGTGCGTATTTTCGCATTTGAACCCAATCCATATGTACGGGAATTAACGACTTTAAACGCTCGTTTGTATGAAGTCGAGGCCACGATCATAGACTGCGCGCTCGCCGCGGAGGAAGGAATGGGAGAGTTTGCTTTTTACCCCAAATTTTCTTTTTTGTCAGGTTTACACACAGATTTACATGAAGAAAAAGAACTGGTGCGTTCCTACATTCGCCGTAACGGTACCCCATCGATGGACATGGATCAAGCGCTGGAGACTATTCTGAACGACCGTTTGAAAAGCGTACAACTGTCTGTTCCTGTCCGCAGGCTCTCTGATATAATGCGCGAATATCAGGTCGAACGCATTGATTTATTGAAAATTAATGTAGAAAAAGCTGAATTAGCCGTGCTCCAAGGGATAGACAATGAAGATTGGCCCAAAATCGAACAAGTTGTATTGGAACTCCACGATGTAGAGGGCCGTCTTCATATCGTCACCGAGCTGTTAAGGCACCATGGCTTCGAAGTGATCTCGGAGAAAGATTGGTCTCTGGATGTTTCGCAAAGCGTCTATTATATTTATGCGACTCGCGAACTCAAAGAGACTAAGGTGAAAGATTGGGTGACTCCAACACTTCCGATGAGTGCCAATGAAATTCGCAGCTACGGTAAGCAAAGGTTGCCAAATTATATGCTCCCATCACAAATTGTGTTTATGGAACAACTACCATTAACACCGCATGGGAAGGTTGATCGCAAACGGCTTCCTGCACCTGAAGAAGCTCGTGAACAAGATTCAGGCACACAGCAGTTTCCTCAAACTGCAGTTGAATGCGCGGTTGCCTCCATATGGAAAGACCTGCTAAATATCAGCAGTGTGGGTCTTGATGAAAATTTCTTCGATATCGGAGGGCATTCTTTATTGCTTGCACAGGTCCACGCCAGATTAAATGCCGAACTTTCCAGCAATATTGAATTGTTGGAGTTGTTCGAGTATCCAACGGTTCGTTTATTGACTCAGCGGTTAACTCACTTCTCAGAAGAGAATGTGGAGAACACTCCGAATCGAACGGAACTTGCAGCAAGAGACATGGTAGATGCCGACCCCAAAGATGAATCGGTGGCCATTGTTGGCATGTCGGGAAGATTCCCTGGAGCATCCGATATAGAACTGTTCTGGGCAAATTTGACTAACGCGGTCGAATCCATCCGGCATTTCACGCCAGATATGCTGGAAAAAATCGGCCTTTCCAAAGATATATATGCATCGTCTGAATATGTATCTGCTCGAGGAACGATTGATGGAATTGAATGGTTTGATGCAAGCTTCTTCGGCTATAGTCCAAGGGAAGCGGAGATGCTTGACCCTCAGCAGCGTTTGTTCCTTGACTGTGCTTGGGAGGCGGTGGAGAAAGCCGGATACGATCCCTCAAGAGGTGAAATTCCTATAGGTGTTTATGCGGGGTCAGGCATTAGCACCTACTTACTTTTCGCGCTGTTCTCTCACTTTAATCTGGCAGATCCGCTACTTTCTTATCAAGCGCTTATGGGGAATGATAAAGACCATCTGTCAACTCGTACTGCCTACAAATTAAATTTGAAGGGGCCCAGTCTTTCGGTGCAGACTGGGTGCTCGACTTCTTTGGTAGCCGTTCATCTTGCCTGCCAAGCATTGTCGCGAGGCGATTGTGACATGGCCATTGCGGGTGGAGCGACCATTACTGTTCCTCACGAACAGGGATATGTCTACCAAGAGGGGGGGATTTTCTCGCCAGACGGCCATTGTCGGGCTTTTGACGCTCAGGCAAAGGGAACGGTCGCTGGAAGCGGTGTAGGTGTCGTGGTCCTTAAACTGCTGAACAAGGCATTACAAGATGGCGATACCATTCATGCCGTCATTAAAGGATCTGCCATTAACAATGATGGCGGACGAAAGGTAGGCTACACGGCTCCAAGTATTGGGGGACAGGCGGAAGTTATCCAGATGGCACTGGATTCGGCAGGTGTCAAACCCGAGACCATTTCATATGTGGAGGCTCATGGGACCGGCACTCCACTTGGTGACCCCATTGAGCTGGCGGCGCTAACGAAGGTGTTTGGAGCTTCGGCGAATGGTCCCTGGTGCGGGATTGGCTCGGTGAAAACCAACGTCGGTCATTTGGATGCTGCCGCAGGGGTGGCCAGCCTGATCAAGGTGGCGTTATCGCTGCGTCACGAGATGCTACCGGCGAGTCTGCATTATACGAAGGGCAACCCGGCAGTGGATTGGGCCAACAGCCCGTTTTATGTCGTAGATAAGACACAGCCATGGACCCATGACCAATCACTTCATCCTCGCCGGGCAGGGGTCAGTTCCTTTGGCATTGGAGGCACGAATGCGCATGTCATTGTGGAACAAGCTCCTGCACAACGGACGTCGGACGCTCCATCAGCGGAAGAGGTGCTCGTGTTGTCGGCTCGAACGCCGTCGGCGTTACAAACCATGTGCGAGCGATTGGCAGCGCACTTAGAGGCTCATCCGTCGCAAAAGCTTTCCGATGTGGCTTTCACTCTGCAACAGGGGCGCAAGGCATTCGATCATCGCTGGAGCGCCGTGTGCGGCAGTACGGAGCAGGCGTTGCGCGCCTTGCGAGGCGACGACGTAAGCCTAGTTCGCACCGGTGCAGTAGCTGCGGGAGAGCGTCCGGTTATTTTCGCTTTTCCCGGACAGGGAAGCCAATATGTAGGCATGGGCGCGGAACTGTACCTGCAGGAGGCGAAATACCGGGAAACGGTGGATCGCTGTGCCGAGCTGTTAAAGCCGCAACTGGGTATGGATATCCGGGATGCGTTGCTGGGAAGAGATGGCTTTGAAGAGAAGCAATTAGAGGAGACATGGCTGACCCAACCAGCGCTGTTTGTGACCGAATATGCCCTGGCCCAGTTGTGGATGAGTGTGGGGGTGAAACCCATTGCGCTGATCGGGCACAGTCTGGGAGAATATACGGCCGCCTGTATAGCAGGAGTGTTCAGCTTGGAGGAAGGGCTGGAGCTGGTGAGCGTCCGTGGGCGACTGATGCAGCGATGTGAAGCGGGAGCGATGGCGGCAGTTGGCATGGTCGCGTCCGAGTTGGCCGAACAATTAGGAGGAACGCTGGAGATCGCAGCCATCAATGGACCGCAAATGAGCGTGGTGACGGGACAGACGGAAGAGGTAGAAGAATTGATGGTTCGCATGCAGGAAGCAGGTGTAGAATGCCGCCAACTGCGAACGGGCAGCGCATTTCATTCCTCGCGGATGGAAGCGGTGCTGGGAGAACTGGAAGAGGCTTTGAAGCGTGTAAAGCTCCATGCACCGCAGCTACCTTACGTATCTAACGAAACGGGGGAGTGGATTACCAAGGAGCAGGCAAGCAATCCGGCCTATTGGGTGTCGCATACGCGCCGAGCGGTGAGGTTTGCAGACAATGCGGAGCAGGTGCTAAAGAGGTATCCGAATGCGGTAGTCATAGAATTAGGTCCGGGGCAGACATTAACGACATTGATGCGGCAGTCAGGCTGCTGGGAAGCGGAGCACAGAGGCATGCGTACATTACCAATGTACAAAACCGGGGGCGGAGAACGGGGGCAGTGGCTGAGAAGCGTGGCAGAACTGTGGAGCGGAGGTGTAAGCATCGGATGGGGAGCGTTACACGAGTCCCGGGTGCGTAACCGGGTAGAATTGCCAACGTATCCGTTTGAGCGTCAACGCTATTGGATCGAACCTCGTTTGACTGTGTTTTCGAACGCAGCATTATGTGGACTCGGCATAGGTCAGGTTCCTTTACACGGCGCTGTGGAGGAAATAGCTCCGATTGTGGAATCAGCAGAACAAATGTATCCACGCCCTCAACTAGCAACGCCTTTTAAGCCACCGGAGACTCCTTTGGAAGCAGGTCTAGTGGAAATTTGGAAGAAGATTCTCGGTATTGAACAAATCGGAACACATGATGATTTTTTTGATTTGGGCGGACATTCTCTTCTAATTGTACAAATGACAGCGGAAATTAAGCGAACTATGGGCTTTGACATTGAGGTACCACGTTTTTTTGAATATCCATGCATCGCACATTTGGTTCTTCTAGTGGAGGAACAACAAACAACGGAGGGGCGAACGGATTTGGATTCACTGGGGATAGACGATTCTGCAGAGTTACTGGAGCGGGTGAACAGTATGACGGATGAAGAGATAGATACCTTACTGAAACGAATGGAAGCGGGGTCTGGCAAAGATATCACGCTGTTCGAGTCCGAGTGA